The following are encoded in a window of Geobacter metallireducens GS-15 genomic DNA:
- a CDS encoding phosphoadenylyl-sulfate reductase yields the protein MTATIQKTIPQLPQDATPQDILRAGVSATEGSVKLACSFSVEDVIIIDMAKELGCPIGIFALDTGRLHEETYEVADAITERYRIPIDWYFPRHETVEKLERDKGLFSFRESLDNRHECCHIRKVEPLGRALKGLAGWITGLRREQSVTRTGLAPIESDEANGGILKINPLLEWSEEQVWEYAEKRRVPVNRLHKQGYPSIGCAPCTRPVAPGEHPRAGRWWWENPEHKECGLHRH from the coding sequence ATGACTGCAACCATTCAGAAAACAATCCCCCAACTTCCCCAGGACGCCACTCCACAGGACATCCTCAGGGCCGGAGTGTCGGCGACCGAGGGTTCTGTCAAGCTCGCCTGCTCCTTCTCTGTGGAGGACGTCATCATCATCGACATGGCAAAGGAACTGGGGTGCCCGATTGGGATATTCGCCCTCGACACGGGGCGCCTCCACGAGGAGACCTACGAGGTGGCAGACGCCATCACGGAGCGCTACCGGATCCCGATAGACTGGTATTTCCCGCGGCACGAGACGGTGGAAAAGCTCGAACGCGACAAGGGGCTTTTCTCTTTCCGTGAATCCCTGGATAACCGCCATGAGTGCTGCCACATCCGCAAGGTGGAGCCACTTGGCCGGGCGCTCAAGGGGCTTGCCGGCTGGATCACCGGGCTCCGCCGCGAACAGAGCGTCACGCGGACCGGCCTCGCTCCCATCGAGAGCGACGAAGCAAACGGCGGCATCCTGAAAATCAACCCGCTCCTGGAGTGGAGTGAGGAACAGGTCTGGGAGTACGCCGAAAAGCGCCGGGTACCGGTGAACCGTCTCCATAAACAGGGATACCCTTCGATCGGCTGCGCTCCCTGCACCCGCCCCGTGGCCCCGGGCGAGCATCCCCGAGCCGGACGATGGTGGTGGGAGAATCCGGAGCATAAAGAGTGCGGGTTGCACCGGCACTGA
- the rpoH gene encoding RNA polymerase sigma factor RpoH has product MTMNLPVVADSFTLYLAEIRKFPVLTPEEEHLYAVKFYEEKDLEAAHRLITANLRFVVKVAAEYKSYGMKMLDLIQEGNIGLMMAVRKFDPHKGIRLISYAVWWIRAYIQNYIISAWSLLKIGTTQAQKKLFFKLNQAKNAIRRLTGGDDTEATALSLHVKESEVIEMDQRMRGDYSLDAELVDGEGLTMLDTLVDERQNQEEALAEQQEASRLHGQVTQALERLNEKERYVVENRVTADEPLTLQEIADHFAISRERVRQIEEGALKKIKAYLTPITV; this is encoded by the coding sequence ATGACCATGAATCTCCCCGTTGTTGCCGACAGCTTCACCCTCTACCTGGCGGAAATCAGGAAGTTCCCCGTCCTCACCCCCGAGGAGGAACACCTGTACGCCGTAAAGTTCTATGAAGAGAAGGACCTGGAGGCGGCCCACCGCCTCATCACCGCCAACCTCCGATTTGTGGTGAAGGTCGCTGCCGAGTACAAATCCTACGGCATGAAGATGCTCGACCTGATCCAGGAGGGGAACATCGGCCTCATGATGGCGGTCCGCAAATTCGACCCCCACAAGGGGATCCGTCTCATCTCCTACGCGGTCTGGTGGATCAGGGCCTACATCCAGAATTACATCATCTCTGCCTGGAGCCTTCTCAAGATCGGCACCACCCAGGCCCAGAAGAAACTCTTCTTCAAGCTGAACCAGGCCAAGAATGCCATCCGGCGGCTGACCGGGGGTGACGACACGGAAGCCACCGCCCTCTCCCTCCACGTGAAAGAGTCGGAAGTGATCGAAATGGACCAGCGGATGCGGGGCGACTACTCTCTGGACGCTGAACTGGTGGACGGGGAAGGGCTCACCATGCTGGATACCCTTGTGGACGAGCGCCAGAACCAGGAGGAAGCCTTGGCAGAGCAGCAGGAGGCGTCACGCCTCCACGGCCAGGTGACCCAGGCACTGGAACGGCTCAACGAAAAGGAGCGCTACGTAGTCGAGAATCGGGTAACGGCAGACGAACCACTTACCCTCCAGGAGATCGCCGACCATTTCGCAATCTCCCGCGAGCGGGTCCGTCAGATTGAGGAAGGGGCACTGAAAAAGATAAAGGCCTATCTGACGCCAATAACTGTCTAG
- the cysN gene encoding sulfate adenylyltransferase subunit CysN → MAHQSELIEKDILAYLKSQEEKSLLRFITCGSVDDGKSTLIGRLLWDSKMIFEDQLAALEADSKKVGTQGGAIDYALLLDGLQAEREQGITIDVAYRFFSTDRRKFIVADTPGHEQYTRNMVTGASTAQVAVILVDARKGLLTQTRRHSYLVSLVGIRHIVLAVNKMDLIDFDEQRFATVVGDYQEFAAPLGFASITAIPISALNGDNVIEPSNSTPWYQGPTLMSYLETVQVAEERATEPFRFPVQWVNRPHLDFRGFCGTIAAGTVRPGDEVRVAASGLTSRVARIVTMGGDLPEAVAGQAVTLTLSDEIDISRGDMLTATDMPPRLSRHPEAHMVWLHDTPLVPGQIYLVKTASAVTPGRVTRVQYAVDVNTLEQRQVPTLALNGIGVVRLELDRAVAFDPYRQNRETGSFILIDRFSNATVAAGMVIAAAPLESPDTQPAETSTNEGSCLSKRFILQDSTVIGADMGVADLTREWGPIELEVSASFIDHLAKGNRVLFRLRDVGQLEPVARMAYDHNLVFEFGRDQDRVNVILFKSWPEPCPKDFDERGGL, encoded by the coding sequence ATGGCACATCAATCGGAACTGATCGAAAAGGATATCCTCGCCTATCTCAAAAGCCAGGAGGAGAAATCGCTGCTCCGCTTCATCACCTGCGGCAGCGTTGATGACGGCAAGAGCACCCTCATCGGACGGCTTCTCTGGGACTCCAAGATGATTTTCGAGGACCAGTTGGCTGCTTTGGAAGCCGACAGCAAAAAGGTCGGAACTCAAGGGGGCGCTATCGACTATGCTCTGCTGCTGGACGGACTGCAGGCGGAGCGGGAGCAGGGGATCACCATCGACGTGGCCTACCGCTTCTTCTCCACCGACCGGCGCAAGTTTATCGTCGCCGACACCCCCGGCCATGAGCAGTACACCCGCAATATGGTGACCGGCGCCTCCACCGCCCAAGTGGCAGTAATCCTTGTGGACGCCCGCAAGGGGCTCCTGACCCAGACGCGGCGCCACAGCTACCTGGTCTCCCTCGTGGGAATCCGCCACATTGTCCTCGCCGTGAACAAGATGGACCTCATCGACTTCGACGAACAACGGTTCGCCACGGTCGTGGGCGACTACCAGGAGTTCGCTGCCCCCCTCGGGTTCGCCTCCATCACCGCGATCCCCATTTCGGCACTGAACGGCGACAACGTCATCGAGCCGAGCAACAGCACCCCTTGGTACCAGGGTCCTACCCTCATGAGCTACCTGGAAACCGTGCAGGTCGCCGAAGAGCGCGCGACGGAACCGTTCCGGTTTCCGGTACAGTGGGTGAACCGTCCACACCTCGATTTTCGCGGTTTTTGCGGCACCATTGCCGCAGGCACCGTCCGTCCGGGTGATGAAGTGCGAGTCGCCGCCTCTGGCCTCACCAGCCGTGTGGCGCGGATCGTCACTATGGGCGGCGACCTGCCGGAGGCGGTGGCCGGTCAGGCAGTGACTCTCACCCTCTCTGACGAAATAGATATCAGCCGAGGCGACATGCTGACAGCAACCGATATGCCGCCGCGTCTCTCTCGACACCCAGAGGCCCACATGGTCTGGCTCCATGACACTCCACTAGTGCCGGGGCAGATCTACCTCGTCAAGACTGCCAGCGCCGTGACCCCCGGCCGCGTCACCCGCGTCCAGTATGCGGTTGACGTTAACACTCTTGAACAGAGACAGGTGCCGACGCTGGCACTCAACGGCATCGGCGTGGTTCGGCTGGAACTGGACCGCGCTGTGGCCTTCGACCCCTACCGCCAGAATCGTGAAACAGGTAGTTTTATCCTTATTGACCGGTTCAGCAATGCCACCGTGGCAGCAGGCATGGTAATCGCTGCTGCCCCGCTGGAGTCACCAGATACTCAACCGGCGGAAACCAGTACCAACGAAGGTTCATGCCTCTCCAAGCGATTTATCCTGCAAGACAGTACCGTCATTGGCGCGGATATGGGGGTTGCTGACTTAACACGGGAATGGGGGCCGATTGAGCTCGAGGTCTCCGCGAGTTTCATCGATCATCTCGCCAAAGGGAACCGCGTCCTCTTCCGGCTTCGGGACGTGGGGCAACTGGAACCAGTTGCCCGGATGGCCTACGATCACAACCTTGTCTTTGAGTTCGGCCGGGACCAGGATCGAGTCAACGTGATTCTTTTCAAAAGTTGGCCTGAACCGTGCCCCAAAGATTTCGACGAGCGTGGTGGTCTTTAG
- a CDS encoding DASS family sodium-coupled anion symporter, whose translation MERELFDKPLKIDTRPLWLILIDRSARYQVFAGLIIACAILFRLTPPEGLSAAGYHALIVFGATIFLWISGLLPIAVTALFSMALLPLLGIMEAKKTYALFGNEAVFFIIGAFILAAAMTGTGLSARLARAMLARFGKTPRSLALTVFLLSAILSFCMSEHAVAAMMFPVVEEIGTSLGLERGRSRYAKLLFMSMAWGCIIGGIATFLGGARAPLAVGMLRETSGLDYTFFEWTVAAIMIVAPLLVIGFLLLLLFFPPDIAGVDEGLRFLNRKRLETGKMGYGEMTVAAVMVVTIACWMALGKELGLANIAILAMVALFVFRVVSWQTIEEYVNWGIILMYGGSIALATALEKTGAALWIVERGLGAFSPSPLMVIAVISLVSILLTECISHAAVVAILMPIGMSLAKSLGMDLKVMTLAIALPAGLAYCLPMGTPATAIAYASGYLRSKDIIIPGALVMAISWLLFMAAAIFIWPLIGLNI comes from the coding sequence ATGGAACGGGAACTCTTCGACAAACCGCTGAAGATCGACACCAGACCTCTCTGGCTGATCCTCATCGACCGCTCAGCACGCTACCAGGTCTTCGCCGGGCTGATCATCGCCTGCGCTATTCTTTTCAGGCTCACACCTCCGGAGGGGCTTTCAGCGGCAGGGTACCATGCCCTCATCGTCTTCGGAGCAACCATCTTCCTCTGGATATCGGGACTGCTCCCCATCGCCGTGACGGCGCTCTTTTCCATGGCCTTGCTGCCGCTCCTCGGCATCATGGAAGCGAAGAAGACCTATGCCCTCTTTGGCAACGAGGCTGTCTTCTTCATCATCGGCGCCTTTATCCTGGCGGCGGCCATGACCGGCACGGGGCTATCGGCCCGACTCGCCCGCGCCATGCTGGCCCGGTTCGGCAAGACGCCTCGCAGCCTCGCCCTGACGGTATTCCTCCTTTCGGCGATTCTCTCGTTTTGCATGAGCGAGCACGCCGTGGCGGCCATGATGTTCCCTGTGGTAGAGGAGATCGGTACGAGCCTCGGCCTTGAGCGCGGCAGAAGCCGCTACGCCAAGCTCCTTTTCATGTCCATGGCGTGGGGATGCATCATCGGAGGGATCGCCACCTTCCTCGGCGGGGCGCGTGCGCCGCTGGCAGTGGGGATGCTCCGGGAGACGAGCGGCCTCGACTACACTTTCTTCGAGTGGACCGTTGCCGCCATCATGATCGTCGCACCGCTGCTTGTCATCGGCTTTCTCCTGCTCCTCCTCTTCTTTCCCCCCGACATTGCGGGAGTCGACGAGGGGCTTCGCTTCCTGAACCGCAAACGACTCGAAACGGGAAAGATGGGATACGGCGAGATGACCGTTGCCGCAGTGATGGTCGTAACCATCGCCTGCTGGATGGCCTTGGGCAAAGAGCTGGGCCTGGCAAACATCGCAATCCTGGCCATGGTCGCCCTCTTTGTCTTCCGGGTGGTCTCCTGGCAGACAATCGAAGAGTACGTCAACTGGGGAATCATCCTCATGTACGGCGGTTCCATCGCACTGGCCACCGCCCTTGAAAAGACCGGCGCCGCCCTCTGGATTGTCGAGCGGGGGCTCGGGGCCTTCTCACCGTCGCCGCTCATGGTGATTGCCGTCATCTCGCTGGTGTCGATCCTGCTGACCGAGTGCATCAGCCACGCTGCCGTGGTCGCCATCCTCATGCCGATCGGCATGTCCCTGGCAAAAAGCCTCGGCATGGATCTCAAGGTGATGACGCTCGCCATTGCGCTTCCTGCAGGTCTCGCCTACTGCCTCCCCATGGGGACGCCGGCCACGGCCATCGCCTACGCCTCGGGATACCTGCGAAGCAAGGACATCATCATCCCGGGTGCCTTGGTGATGGCCATTTCCTGGCTCCTCTTCATGGCTGCGGCAATCTTCATCTGGCCCCTGATTGGCCTGAACATCTGA
- the cysD gene encoding sulfate adenylyltransferase subunit CysD, with translation MRTTLTHLQQLEAESIHIIREVVAEFANPVMLYSIGKDSAVMLHLARKAFYPAPPPFPLLHVDTTWKFRDMIQFRDRMAAECGFDLIVHVNKEGVEQGISPFTHGSALYTDIMKTEGLKQALDKYRFDAAFGGARRDEEKSRAKERIFSFRSANHRWDPKNQRPELWNLYNTRIKQGESIRVFPLSNWTELDVWQYIHLENIPIVPLYYAAVRPVVERDGMLIMVDDERLELKPGETVQHKSVRFRTLGCYPLTGAVESTADTLPKIIQEMLLTRTSERQGRLIDHDQAGSMEKKKQEGYF, from the coding sequence ATGAGAACCACGCTGACCCACCTGCAGCAGCTCGAAGCAGAAAGCATCCACATCATCCGAGAGGTGGTGGCCGAATTTGCCAACCCGGTGATGCTCTACTCCATCGGCAAGGATTCGGCGGTCATGCTGCACCTGGCACGCAAGGCCTTTTACCCGGCGCCGCCGCCGTTTCCCCTGCTGCACGTGGATACCACCTGGAAGTTCCGCGACATGATCCAATTCCGCGACCGGATGGCGGCCGAATGCGGCTTCGACCTGATCGTCCATGTGAACAAAGAGGGGGTGGAACAGGGGATTTCCCCATTCACCCACGGTTCAGCCCTCTACACCGATATCATGAAGACCGAGGGGTTGAAGCAGGCACTGGACAAGTACCGGTTCGACGCCGCCTTCGGTGGTGCCCGCCGTGACGAAGAAAAATCGCGGGCCAAGGAGAGGATCTTCTCCTTCCGCAGCGCCAACCACCGCTGGGATCCCAAAAACCAGCGCCCGGAACTCTGGAACCTTTACAACACCCGTATCAAGCAGGGGGAAAGCATCCGGGTCTTCCCGCTCTCCAACTGGACCGAGTTGGATGTCTGGCAGTACATCCACCTGGAGAATATCCCGATCGTCCCCCTCTACTATGCTGCGGTGCGGCCGGTGGTGGAGCGCGACGGCATGCTGATCATGGTGGACGACGAACGCCTGGAACTCAAGCCGGGCGAGACCGTGCAGCACAAGTCGGTACGCTTCCGCACCCTCGGCTGCTACCCCCTCACCGGCGCAGTGGAGTCAACGGCTGACACCCTCCCCAAGATCATCCAGGAGATGCTCCTGACCCGCACCTCCGAGCGCCAGGGGCGACTCATCGACCACGACCAAGCGGGCTCAATGGAGAAGAAGAAGCAGGAGGGGTATTTCTAA
- a CDS encoding HesA/MoeB/ThiF family protein: MLTAEQSERYARHLILENVGEVGQERLLAGRVMVIGAGGLGSPVALYLAAAGVGTIGIADSDRVELSNLQRQIAHHTADLGRPKVVSAREKMAAMNPDVTVIPFETRVEASNIAEIIADFDFVIDATDNFAAKFLINDACVAAGKPFSHGGILRFNGQTMTVLPGESPCYRCIFPEPPESDEVATACSRAGVIGVLPGVIGTIQATEAIKYLMGIGELLTGRLLTYSALALKFREVPIKKKLTCPACG, from the coding sequence ATGTTAACCGCTGAACAATCTGAGCGATACGCCCGGCACCTCATTCTGGAAAACGTTGGCGAGGTGGGGCAGGAACGGCTCCTGGCAGGACGGGTCATGGTGATCGGTGCCGGTGGCCTCGGCTCCCCCGTTGCCCTCTACCTGGCGGCCGCGGGTGTCGGCACCATCGGCATTGCCGATTCAGACAGGGTGGAGCTCTCGAACCTCCAGCGACAGATAGCCCATCACACCGCCGACCTGGGGCGTCCCAAGGTCGTTTCGGCAAGGGAAAAAATGGCCGCCATGAACCCCGACGTAACCGTCATCCCCTTCGAAACGAGGGTCGAGGCATCGAACATCGCAGAAATCATCGCCGACTTCGATTTCGTCATCGACGCCACCGACAATTTCGCCGCAAAGTTCCTCATCAACGACGCCTGCGTCGCCGCCGGCAAGCCTTTCTCCCACGGCGGCATTCTCCGCTTCAACGGGCAGACCATGACCGTCCTGCCGGGGGAATCCCCCTGCTACCGCTGCATCTTTCCCGAACCTCCGGAAAGCGACGAGGTGGCCACCGCCTGTTCACGGGCCGGCGTCATCGGGGTCCTTCCCGGCGTCATCGGCACCATCCAGGCCACCGAAGCGATCAAGTATCTCATGGGCATCGGCGAACTCCTTACGGGGCGCCTTCTCACCTACAGCGCCCTGGCGCTGAAATTCCGCGAAGTTCCCATCAAGAAGAAACTAACGTGCCCCGCCTGCGGTTAG